CGCCTCCATTTCGGCAAGCTCGTCGGGCGTCGCAAAAAGCTTGTAGAGCGCAAAGGTCGCATCATTCGTGGGATCCTTTGGGTCCTCAAGGGATTTCGAATCCGTGATGATCTTCATACATTGCTTTCTGAGCGCTTTGGGTGGGGCGAGCGGCTCGATGATATTGTCGTAAGACTTGGACATCTTTTGGCCGTCGATGCCGGGAACCACCGCAACTTCTTTCTGAACGAGAGCCTGTGGGAGCTTCAAGTCAGCGCCAGGGAACGCGAGGTTAAGCTTGGTGGCCATATCTCGCGTCATCTCGAGGTGCTGAATCTGATCTTGGCCTACAGGAACCACGTCTGAATCGTAGATCAAGATATCGGCTGCCATGAGCACCGGGTACCCAAAGAGCCCGTGATTCGTCTCGTTGGACTCGCCGCGATCCTTTGCGGCCTTCCACGCGTGAGCACGCTCAAGCAAACCCATATGCGTCACACAACTTAGGATCCACGCGAGCTCTGTAACTTCAGGAATCGCCGATTGACGAAAGAACGCGGCTCGAGCTGGATCTAGCCCAAACGCGAGGAAATACGCGGTGATCATCTGGGTAGACCGCCGCATAGCTGCCGGGTCGCGCTCGGTGGTGAGCGCGTGATATTCCGCCACAAAATAGAAAGACTCGTAAGACTCCTGCAACTCAATCGCGGGCTTAATCATGCCCAGATAATTTCCAAGGTGCGGGATTCCCGTGGATTTGATTCCTGAAAGACTGCGCTTAACCATCACCACTCCAAACAATGACCTCGTGGTTCTACAACACGGAGGATTGCTTAGACAAGCGAGCTTGTTCAACCTTGTAGAGCCTGCCTGTATACGGAGGGGATCTCAATCTTCTCAAAGGTCGTGCCGTCCACAAAAACGCTCACCATCCGGACCCTCGCCGAGACGCGTTCTCCCACCTTCACGGTATAGGCCAGCGTCATGGAGGTGGAGCCCAGTTTCTCGACCACCACCTCAACAGTCAAGACATCTCCGGGGCGCATGGGACTTAGGTGATCGCACTCCGTGTGCACGAAGGGGACAAGGACATCTTTCCCCGTGAAGAACTCAGGAAATCCTAGGTCCCGTATGAAGGCCTCATAGGCTCTATGAGCGTAGAGATAGGCGTTCGCAAAGAATGCGATTCCGCCTGGGTCTCCCTCTTCAAAACGCACGACTTGTTCGTGGACGAAGGTCTTCACGCCACCGTCCCGACGTAGAGGTAGGCGATGCCGCCATTGAGGCTAAAATACTTGATTTCCGAGAATTTGGCGGCCCCTTCCATAAGCTCCACAAAGGCTTCGCGGCATGGAAACGCTTCCGAGGTACGGTTCAGGTAGTCATAAGCGTCTTTCTTACCGCTCATAATGCCACCCACAGTTGGGATAACGACCTTAGAGTAGACGTTAAAAAGAGGCTTCATGATGCCTCGCGGCTGACCAAACTCAAGGATGACAAGGCGGCCACCTGGTTTGATGACTCGAGCCATCGAGGCCACGCCCTTGGCTGGGTTGTCCACATTCCGGATTCCGAACGCAATCGACGCGATATCGAAGGTGTCATCCTCAAAGCTCAAATTCATGGCGTCTTCGACAGCCCATTCGATATCAGGGTAGCCTTCTTTGGCAGCCTTCGGCGGCGCGAAGTCGAGCATTTCCTTGCAAAAGTCGGTGCCGACTACTCGGCCCTCGGGCCCGGTCGTCTTTCGGAACTCGAGCGCCAAATCACCCGTGCCCGTCGCGCAATCAAGGACGTGGTCGCCCGCTTTGACGCCACACTCTTTTACCGCTTTCTTGCGCCAAAGGTGGTGGATTCCAAGGGAGAGCACCGTATTCGTTGAATCGTAGGATTCAGCGATTTCTGCGAACATCGAACGAACTTCTTCACTCATACATTCTCCATACGCCGTCCAACGGCTTCAACAATCGGGGCGAGGTTCGACATGAGGGTCTTGAATTGTCGGGAGGTCAGGGCCTGATCGCCATCGCTAAGCGCCTGATCTGGGTCGTCATGGATCTCGACCATGATGCCGTCCAAGCCAGCAGCAGCGGCTGCCCTTGCCAACGGGTCGATAAGCTCAGGGAGCCCGGTTCCGTGCGACGGGTCGATGATCACCGGGAGTTTAGTCTCCTGCTTCGCCCAGATTGCACCGGCCAGGTCCAGAGTGAACCGAGTTTCCGGGTCGAAAGACCGAATCCCACGCTCACACAGGATGATATTATGGTTGCCACCTTTCGCGATGTACTCAGCCGCAAGGACCCATTCACGCAGCGTTGCCCCAAAACCACGCTTCAACATCACGGGTTTTTGGGTCTCGCCGATCGCCTTTAGCAGCTCAAAATTATGCATGTTGCGGGTTCCGATCTGGAACGCATCCACGCGAGGCTCGAGCTCCCAGACCTGATCTACAGACATGACTTCCGTGATGAACGGAAGCTCAGCTTTGAGCGAAGCGCGTCGCAACAACTCGATACCCTCAAGCCCGAGGCCTTGGAAGCTGTAGGGCGAGGTTCGAGGCTTGAATGCTCCGCCACGAAGCACGCGGGCTCCGAGGGATTGGACCACTCTGGCCGCGTTCTCGATCTGGTCCTGGCCTTCTACAGCACACGGGCCGGCAATGACCACGAACTCATCAGAGCCGAACTCCACATCGGAGATGCGCACCACGTGGGGTGCTGCTTGCCTCGCGACGAGCGGGTACGGAGAATCTGAATTCGTGACTGGGATGGCAGCTTTTGCGTCGGCCATAAGTTCCTCGGGGGAGCGGAGCATCGCCCGCACTCTATCAACAATCCGCGGAAGACAAAATTTCAAAAATTTTTGAAAACCGTGAATCCGGCCGCATGACTAGCAGGGCGTCACGCGTGATGCAAGTATCACGAGCACCCGGACTTTGCGGCCGCGGGTTTGGGTTTTGGAGCCGGTTGTGGCTCTGTTGCTGGAGTCGTTTCCCTTTTGAATGCGCGCACTTTGACCTCCTCTTCTGAGGGGCTTCCCGGGCTATCTTCGCACGCTTGGAAAGGCAGATTCGCGGAGTCCGACCACACGATTTTGGCGTCCTTTGGACTTTGAGTTCGGCTCCCTAGAAAAAAGATCCCCGGCTCGCCAATGGAATACCCATCAGGACTTTCAACGGCACCCTGAGCGCGGATTCCTTTGCCGTCGGGACAATATCCGGCCGGAGCAGCGCCTTGTGAATCCGCTTCAAGGTCTATGCACGACACTTCCAGATGAATGATGGAGTCCTTGGCCATCTTGACTTGGTCATCTCGCGTGTAGAGCGACTCTTGAACCTTGAGCTGCACGCGCACATAGAACATATCCTCGTGTTTTGTGTGCTCCACCTTGAGAGGTGCTGCTTTGACCACATGGGACGAGACGCGGGCCTTGGTAATCGGGCCTGGTATACAAGGTTCTGGGGCTTGTGCGGTGGTTGGGGTAGCGAAGCTTAGCGCCACGAATCCGATCAACCCGGCTTGTTGAAGCCGCAATCTCAAGTGCAAATCTCCACTGAGAAGGATCCCTGTACCGAGCTCGTGTCTCCGGAGGCGTCGATGGTGCCAGAGATTGTGCCAAGATCTGTGTCTACGGAATCTATGGACACGGTGCCCGACGTAGCGGCCTCAGTCGTGTTGATATTGTCTTGGAAGTTGTTGAAGAAGACATTACCCGCAGCAGGAATTGACGTAGGGCCATCCACAGACCCGATGACGACCGTCAAATAGGCGTCTTGGGAGCCGACCGGGAAACACGAGAAGGCGCTCGAATCGGAGAGCGTGATTGTGTAGCCGGCCCCGTCTGATTCAGCCGACCCCGCGGTCGAGAAGAAATCAGACCCCATCACCGCGCCGCTCACATCCGACGTGTTTCCGAGGTCGCCACATCCGGTAATGATAAGGGCCAAGGTTAAATGTAGTAGTAATGCTCGCACACGCGATGTCTACTCGTCAGGAAAACAAATGTCAACGCGGCCCACCTACCTAAAGGCGACGACCGTTTCTTCAAAAATTTCAAGCTCTCGGTCGAGCTCAGCGAGGATCTCCTGCATCAAGATACCGTCTTCGGCGTCTTTTGTTGCGGCCAGCGTGGTGACGCGTTGCCGCATGGCCTCTAACGATCCCCCCATCGCTCGCAGCTGTGCCGCAAAGCTTTCCCTGACCTCCGGGAGTCTCGAGGAGTAGTCCAGAGTTCGCTCGAGATGGCGAACCTCGTCCTCAAGGAGCTGGCGCGTCCGAGGATCAGCATCAACCACCTGGCCTTTGATCTGCTCAAGCCGCCATTGTGCATCGGAAGCCTGAACGGAATTTACGGTGGCGTCCAATCTCGCGTAATGCTCGGCGCTGCGCACGATCTGGTCGATCAGGTCCTTGAGCGCATGATGGCTAGGTAAGAGCACTTCAGACCATTGTTCTTCGTGCTCCTGAAAGAGTTTATGCAGGGCGTAATACTCCATCACGCACACGCTCATCAGCCGCCTCAAATCCTTATCCTGCAGGGCGTTGATGGCATGGGCCACATTGCTCGCGCGCTCACCCTCAAAGCCGGAAAGATGGTTCAGAATGACGTCTGAGTCCAAGTTGTAGTGGTCGCGGTACCAGATAAGCCGACGATGAAAGAGCCACGCAATCGCGGCGATCCCAAAGAGTAATGCTGGCCAGCCGAGCAAGGACATCAACAAGACGGCCGCCACAACCACACCGAGAAACACGCCGATCTGCTTGGGCTCCCTGAGAATCGACTCCAGCGTCTCGGTAAACCAAGGAATGCCCGGATCTTCCACGGAGAAGGTTTTGGAGAACACACCGTGTTCGGCCAGGCGCTGAACCAATCCGGCTGCGCGCTCCCGATAAGTCTCAAGGTTGAAGACCGCCGGAGGCTGCCGAAGCATGGCCTCCACTTCTTTGAGCCCAAGACCTATGCCGGCGCTCACCAGAATCTCAGCGGCTGCCGAGATGGAGGATTCACCCTCAAAATCCTTGATAACCAGGCTGTATCGTTGTTTGAGGCCGGTCCCACGCGGTGCTCCACCACAATGCGCACAGAACGTCATGTCTGGAGGACACGCGGCACCACACGTGTTGCAACGGTGGAAGGTACCAAAACCCACCGCGCCCTGGCGTTGAGTATCCCTAACCTTTGACCAGTCCAAAAGCTGGTTGGATGACCGGCTCGGGGTAGGCATAGGCTGGACCGAATTGGTGGCGGGATCTAAGAATTCCCACCACTTACCATCGTCCGTCAGAAGCGCTTTCCCAAGCGCATCAACGTCGGTTTCAGCCTCATTCCACTTACTCATAAACCCAAATCTCCGAGTTTGGCCTGAGTGTGGCGCGAGGAGTTAAATAAATCAACCCGGCAAAAGAAAACCCCCGAACTCAGGGAGTCCGAGGGCTTAGCTAAACTCACAAGAGATTAGGGAAGGAGCTCTGGCAACACGATTGCTGGCCCACCCGTTGCTGGGAACGCCACCAATTGGAAGTCCTCACCGTCGTTGTTGGTGCTTGGGTCAAGGAAACCACTTGCCAACACGGTCAATGCTGCACCACCCAGGGTGGTTGCGTCCAACGTAGCCGAGTGGGCAATGAATGCTGGATTTCCGGCTGCGGTCACGTTCAGGAGGTAGCTAGCAGGATCGATAGCGAGGTAGTCCGAGATATCGCCGTACATGATATCTCCGAGCAACACATCAGCGCCTGTGCGGATATCCACGTTTGGTGCGTCGGTCGCGCCGTGAACCCCAAAGAACTCAACTTTGGTTGGGTCAAGGGCGGCTTCACGTGCATCTGTCTTGACCCAGAGGCCAAAGGCGATGTCTTCCCCACTTGGATTTTCCACGAAGTCAGCAGTGTCGAGCACGCCGTTTGCGATGATGACGTTGGTCGAACCTGGCTCGAAGCGAACCGTGGCAACCGCGTCGCCAGCCTCGGTGCTATCTCCGCCTTCCACACTTACAGGGATGTCAGCGCTGGAAGGTACGGTGATGAATGGCGATGCATTTCGGAATGCGAAGTCATCAAGGGCGATGTTGCCATTGAGGTACACGTCTACGACTGCTGCACTTGGGTCAGCCGCGTTGTGGATGACCTGTGCACGTGCCGCTTGTGGGAGTGGGATTGCTTGGCCACCGCTCGCAAGGAACGCGTAGAGCCCGAATCCAGGGACTTCGTCACCACCGGCGATGAAGCCAGAAGCTGCAACGACAGCTGCAACCTCAGGGACAAGCGCTTGGAAAGAAGCTGCGCGTGCGCCGGACTCGCTCACGAGAACGTCCAGAAGAATCAGCTCACCCGCAGGAAGGTCAAGGTAAGCTGTCGCGTCACCAAATGCTGCACCTTCAACAGGCACTGCATTCGGGTCGTTGTTGAGTCGGATGTCCACAGCTGGGGCATCAACTCCGCCGTGGAACACGGCTGCGCGTGCGCCACCTGTGGCTGTCTCTTCTGCGTTTGCGATGGCAAAGAGATTAAACGCGCCCTGCCCATCAGGAATCGAGTCAAAGGCTGATGGGTCGAGCACGCCACCAGCTACAAGGATGGTGCTCGAGTCAGCTTCAAGGGTGTACTCAAAAGTCGCGATGGCATCAGCGACCGACTCTGAGTCTCCGCCAGCAATAGCTACGCTGAGCTCAACGCCAGCCGGCACATCTTGGAACGGTGTCGAGGTCAAATAGTCAAAGTCGTCCAAGAACATCTCGCCGTTGACGTAGACGTCCACGGTCTCCGCGCCTGGGTCTGGCGAGTTATGAATGACCTGAAGACGAGCGGTTTGAGCGACCGTCGTGTCGTTGTTGGTACCGGTTGTGTCGTTGTTAGTACCGGTTGTGTCGTTGTTGGTACCGGTCGTGTCGTTGTTGGTGCCGGTCGTGTTGTTGTTGTTGTTGTTCGTGCTTGGTGCCGGGTCATCATCACCACAGCCAATACCTCCCACGAGTAACGCGCCACCAATTAATGCGATCCACTTGTTCGAAATCATCATCATCTCCTCTATCTAGTTATACGGGTCCTCCCGCTTGGTCCATAGGATGCACGGAGTTCAAAAACAGAACAAATAATCGTATTTTTTATTTAATTACATAAACTTAAGACCCTTGGCGTAAACAGATACGAGGTTTTTAGCCTTTTCTACACGCATGCTGACCAACGCATCTCCTTCACAGGGTCCGGAAATACACGTTCCAGAATTCATTTCGAAGGTCGCGCCATGGAGCGGACAAATAATGAGGCCGATATTGTCGTGAAAGAGCTCGTTTCGATCCGTGATCGGCACACTCCAATGCGGGCACCGATTTTCGTACGCATAGAACTCGCCTTTATGCAGGACAACGAAGCCTTCCTTGGGAACCCCTAACCTGTCTTCGAACTCGAAGGTCGCGATGTCTCCGTCCTTCTTTAGCGCCGAAATATCGACCTCTGCGAGCAGCCCGCTCCCGGGCAAATAGATCTGATCGTCCACATGGACCTCCGAAAACTTGAGGGCATCACGATGCGACCTTATAGTGCCCCATGATCTTTGGGTATCCAAGAGCGAGTGGAGTTAGATGAGCTCGGGAACGTGGCGAGTTTTGGGGACCATCTGCCTTGTGCTCTCGGTTTGCGCGCTCGCGGCGAGTGTATGGCCGTGGTTTGGGTGCAGCTTTTCGCTGGCTGAATCCGTTCAGAGCGAGCCAGCTGCAATCGACGAGAGCCCTTCGGCTCATCGCGTGAGACTACTGCGAGCTCACTACGAGAGCGCTTCTCAGCCCATTCCACTCTCACAGCTTACCCGCGTCAAAGATGCAATGGGTGTGTGTTCGCCGGCCGAGGACATGGGTGTGACCGGCCCGGCACTTGCAATTTTCCTCGCCATGCTCGGATGTGGCGGACTATTCAGACGCCGCGCGACGATTGTGGAGTTAGACGAACACCAAGAACGTGAAGCCGCGCGCCGTGCACAGCGTTCACCGACGCTGGGCGTGGCTGATTCCATACCTGCAATCTCGGCCCCTGCTCGGCGAAGAAGCCTTGTCGGAGACGGCCATCACACGTCTCAACTCGAACCTATCCGAACCAAATCACGGCCCGGTGAGACCGTCCCCAGGCGCCCGTCGAGCCCTGGAGATATCGGAATCGATGTCGATATTCCGCTCGAGTTCGGCAAAAGAGACGACGATATCGCGGAAGAAGAATCGGTGATGAAGTTTGTGGAGGAGACGCGCGAAGCCCGCGAAACACAACGTGAAGAGATGGTGGTCGTCGCCTCACAAGTCGGTGGGTACTATTGCCCGCCCGCGTTTCGAGACAAGGCGGTGATCTACGTGGACCCAACCTCTAAACTCGCGCGCGACGAATGGCCTGAAAAGACGCCTCTCAACGAGCCAGAAAAGCCATTCAAGACTTTGGAAGGTGCAGTAAAATTCGCCCAAACACGCGTGCTCAAA
This Microvenator marinus DNA region includes the following protein-coding sequences:
- the ubiE gene encoding bifunctional demethylmenaquinone methyltransferase/2-methoxy-6-polyprenyl-1,4-benzoquinol methylase UbiE; amino-acid sequence: MSEEVRSMFAEIAESYDSTNTVLSLGIHHLWRKKAVKECGVKAGDHVLDCATGTGDLALEFRKTTGPEGRVVGTDFCKEMLDFAPPKAAKEGYPDIEWAVEDAMNLSFEDDTFDIASIAFGIRNVDNPAKGVASMARVIKPGGRLVILEFGQPRGIMKPLFNVYSKVVIPTVGGIMSGKKDAYDYLNRTSEAFPCREAFVELMEGAAKFSEIKYFSLNGGIAYLYVGTVA
- a CDS encoding Rieske (2Fe-2S) protein codes for the protein MDDQIYLPGSGLLAEVDISALKKDGDIATFEFEDRLGVPKEGFVVLHKGEFYAYENRCPHWSVPITDRNELFHDNIGLIICPLHGATFEMNSGTCISGPCEGDALVSMRVEKAKNLVSVYAKGLKFM
- a CDS encoding zinc ribbon domain-containing protein, whose amino-acid sequence is MSKWNEAETDVDALGKALLTDDGKWWEFLDPATNSVQPMPTPSRSSNQLLDWSKVRDTQRQGAVGFGTFHRCNTCGAACPPDMTFCAHCGGAPRGTGLKQRYSLVIKDFEGESSISAAAEILVSAGIGLGLKEVEAMLRQPPAVFNLETYRERAAGLVQRLAEHGVFSKTFSVEDPGIPWFTETLESILREPKQIGVFLGVVVAAVLLMSLLGWPALLFGIAAIAWLFHRRLIWYRDHYNLDSDVILNHLSGFEGERASNVAHAINALQDKDLRRLMSVCVMEYYALHKLFQEHEEQWSEVLLPSHHALKDLIDQIVRSAEHYARLDATVNSVQASDAQWRLEQIKGQVVDADPRTRQLLEDEVRHLERTLDYSSRLPEVRESFAAQLRAMGGSLEAMRQRVTTLAATKDAEDGILMQEILAELDRELEIFEETVVAFR
- the trpS gene encoding tryptophan--tRNA ligase, which encodes MVKRSLSGIKSTGIPHLGNYLGMIKPAIELQESYESFYFVAEYHALTTERDPAAMRRSTQMITAYFLAFGLDPARAAFFRQSAIPEVTELAWILSCVTHMGLLERAHAWKAAKDRGESNETNHGLFGYPVLMAADILIYDSDVVPVGQDQIQHLEMTRDMATKLNLAFPGADLKLPQALVQKEVAVVPGIDGQKMSKSYDNIIEPLAPPKALRKQCMKIITDSKSLEDPKDPTNDATFALYKLFATPDELAEMEANYRGGNYGYGHAKEALFQKMNEYFTPYRENYERLMADPDTLEDVLEAGSKRVRPVVEEVMERVRSATGLGRP
- a CDS encoding DUF4397 domain-containing protein, with protein sequence MISNKWIALIGGALLVGGIGCGDDDPAPSTNNNNNNTTGTNNDTTGTNNDTTGTNNDTTGTNNDTTVAQTARLQVIHNSPDPGAETVDVYVNGEMFLDDFDYLTSTPFQDVPAGVELSVAIAGGDSESVADAIATFEYTLEADSSTILVAGGVLDPSAFDSIPDGQGAFNLFAIANAEETATGGARAAVFHGGVDAPAVDIRLNNDPNAVPVEGAAFGDATAYLDLPAGELILLDVLVSESGARAASFQALVPEVAAVVAASGFIAGGDEVPGFGLYAFLASGGQAIPLPQAARAQVIHNAADPSAAVVDVYLNGNIALDDFAFRNASPFITVPSSADIPVSVEGGDSTEAGDAVATVRFEPGSTNVIIANGVLDTADFVENPSGEDIAFGLWVKTDAREAALDPTKVEFFGVHGATDAPNVDIRTGADVLLGDIMYGDISDYLAIDPASYLLNVTAAGNPAFIAHSATLDATTLGGAALTVLASGFLDPSTNNDGEDFQLVAFPATGGPAIVLPELLP
- the aroF gene encoding 3-deoxy-7-phosphoheptulonate synthase; protein product: MADAKAAIPVTNSDSPYPLVARQAAPHVVRISDVEFGSDEFVVIAGPCAVEGQDQIENAARVVQSLGARVLRGGAFKPRTSPYSFQGLGLEGIELLRRASLKAELPFITEVMSVDQVWELEPRVDAFQIGTRNMHNFELLKAIGETQKPVMLKRGFGATLREWVLAAEYIAKGGNHNIILCERGIRSFDPETRFTLDLAGAIWAKQETKLPVIIDPSHGTGLPELIDPLARAAAAAGLDGIMVEIHDDPDQALSDGDQALTSRQFKTLMSNLAPIVEAVGRRMENV
- a CDS encoding acyl-CoA thioesterase, with translation MKTFVHEQVVRFEEGDPGGIAFFANAYLYAHRAYEAFIRDLGFPEFFTGKDVLVPFVHTECDHLSPMRPGDVLTVEVVVEKLGSTSMTLAYTVKVGERVSARVRMVSVFVDGTTFEKIEIPSVYRQALQG